From the Panthera leo isolate Ple1 chromosome C1, P.leo_Ple1_pat1.1, whole genome shotgun sequence genome, one window contains:
- the TMEM275 gene encoding transmembrane protein 275, with product MPPPEKSRGAPAQALAGRARGRLPGLPSPALFCACGLCVLLAGVNVTLVGAFASFPPRSNAPLVVGPALLALALVCFAACCACSRRGPAPRARSAAASGPGRGGGGGGPVALEMESSERTAQDTTAVQLSPAVSAASSSRSSPGPFALDASAPAAAYVPRTEAVQLNLPRERVAP from the coding sequence ATGCCGCCCCCAGAGAAGAGCCGAGGCGCCCCGGCCCAGGCGCTCGCGGGCCGCGCTCGGGGTCGGCTGCCCGGGCTGCCGTCGCCGGCGCTGTTCTGCGCCTGCGGCCTGTGCGTGCTGCTGGCGGGCGTGAACGTGACGCTGGTGGGCGCCTTCGCCTCCTTCCCACCCCGGAGCAACGCGCCGCTCGTCGTGGGGCCGGCGCTGCTGGCGCTGGCGCTCGTCTGCTTCGCGGCCTGCTGCGCGTGTAGCCGCCggggccccgcgccccgcgcgcGCTCGGCGGCGGCCTCGGGCccgggccggggcggcggcggcggcgggccggTGGCGCTGGAGATGGAGAGCAGCGAGCGCACGGCGCAGGACACCACGGCCGTGCAGCTCAGCCCTGCCGTCTCGGCCGCGTCCTCGAGCCGCTCCAGCCCCGGCCCCTTCGCCCTGGACGCCTCCGCGCCGGCGGCGGCCTATGTGCCGCGCACCGAAGCGGTCCAGCTCAACCTGCCCCGGGAGCGCGTCGCCCCCTAG